A genome region from Anopheles stephensi strain Indian chromosome 2, UCI_ANSTEP_V1.0, whole genome shotgun sequence includes the following:
- the LOC118502442 gene encoding uncharacterized protein LOC118502442 yields MATSCPSCSLPVNNEELYKCAGSCDTSYHLRCIGVPEAALPEFTRPDAQALWICASCNASRLSGRAIFNELNTALDVLKDELLREFDGRLTAVLDAVRADVLSAVDRSNSNTHTLMPLAPLTSSTAAATPLSSRPGELDRASQNAPNRNAPKRRLVDFTPPDAVSAPPLNVGTAPISPSSRTVLTVPLNVSNGPKFWLYLTRIAPSVSDSDFKLMVASQLGTDDVITIRLVPRDKDPGTLSFISFKVGMSPDLKEKALSPSTWHNGIVFREFTDHRTSQTAQNFWHTGPREPLPTTSTRVNLPPNHLNPPLSDPHHATMPEPPLP; encoded by the coding sequence ATGGCTACGTCCTGTCCTTCGTGCTCCCTGCCTGTAAACAACGAAGAACTGTACAAGTGTGCGGGCTCCTGCGATACATCTTACCATCTTCGTTGTATTGGAGTCCCCGAAGCTGCTCTTCCGGAATTCACACGGCCCGATGCTCAAGCCCTCTGGATTTGCGCAAGTTGCAACGCATCGCGGCTTAGCGGTAGAGCTATATTCAATGAGCTCAATACCGCTCTCGATGTTCTGAAGGACGAGTTGCTTCGTGAATTTGACGGTCGTCTTACTGCCGTCTTGGATGCTGTGCGTGCTGATGTACTGTCGGCTGTTGACAGGAGCAATTCCAACACGCACACGTTGATGCCACTCGCACCActaacatcatcaaccgccGCAGCAACGCCATTAAGCTCCCGCCCCGGTGAACTGGACCGAGCGTCCCAAAACGCTCCTAACCGCAATGCGCCTAAACGTAGGCTTGTCGATTTCACGCCTCCTGATGCCGTTTCTGCGCCACCTCTCAACGTTGGCACTGCACCGATTTCACCATCGTCTCGTACCGTGCTGACCGTCCCGTTGAATGTGTCCAACGGGCCGAAATTCTGGTTATACCTTACCAGAATTGCTCCATCGGTGTCGGACTCCGATTTCAAGCTGATGGTGGCTTCTCAGCTAGGTACTGATGACGTCATCACTATTAGACTGGTGCCACGTGACAAGGATCCAGGCACTCTCAGCTTTATCTCCTTTAAAGTTGGGATGTCGCCTGACTTAAAAGAAAAGGCGCTTTCACCATCCACTTGGCACAACGGTATAGTGTTCCGTGAATTCACCGACCACCGCACTTCACAAACAGCACAGAATTTTTGGCACACAGGACCCCGGGAACCACTTCCGACCACCAGTACACGAGTCAACTTGCCGCCCAACCACCTGAATCCGCCGCTCTCCGATCCGCACCACGCCACTATGCCCGAGCCACCACTGCCTTAA